The Paenibacillus sp. G2S3 region GCAAGTACCGGATCATATATTTTTACATTTCGTGCTTCCCTATCGTGTTAATACCGAAAACATTGAAGAACACCGCCAAATTCTCCATGAACAATTAGCAAAGCGAACTAGTAAGTTGTCCATGACGGAAGCCATTCTTGAGACGAACTACTGGTGTCATGAGGCGGCAACGTACATTGGGAGTGATTTGCGAACGATTTCACCATTAACAATGATTCGAAATGCTCGCGGTCGTTGCGGTGAAGAATCCACACTAGCTGTGGCAGCCCTTCGCAGTATAGGTATACCTGCACGTCAAGTGTATACGCCACGTTGGGCTCATTGTGATGATAACCATGCATGGGTGGAGGCATGGGCAGAAGGTGAATGGTATTTTATCGGGGCTTGTGAGCCGGAAGCCCGTCTTAATCAAGGATGGTTTGGACCTCCAGCGCGTAGAGCAATGTTAATTAACACGCGTATTTTCGCAAATTATCAAGGTCCAGAAGATATTACGCTTGCAGATGAGTGGTTCACTGAAATTAATGTATTGGAAAATTACGCATCCACGCGGACAATTACGGTTCAAGCGAAGGATGAATTTGGGCAGCCCGTGCAGGATGCAGAAGTACAGTTCCAAGTGTATAACATGGCGGAATTTTTCCCGATTGCCATCCTTCCTACCAATGCTCAAGGGGAAGCAACTTTCAAAACGGGTCTCGGCGACCTTATGATTCGTGCGGCAAAGGGTGGTACTTGGGGGGAAGTGAAAATTTCAGTGGCGGACTGTGAATGTGTTGAGCTTGTACTGAATCAAGAAAATCAGTCCGCTGTAGGTACGATGGTCGATTATGATATGGTCCCACCTCCATCGTGTGAAGGGGAGGTGGTAGAGGAACTGTCTGAAATTCGTATCCAGCGACATAATGAACGCTTGGAGGAAGGGATCTCCATTCGTGCGAAATATGAAGCGACTTTTGTGACAGAAGAAGCAGCGAGGAAGCTCGGGGCAACACTGGGTCTCCCGCAAGATCGTGTATGGACAGTACTTCAGAAGGCGCGTGGTAACAGTGTAGAGATAGCCGCATTTCTGGAAGCAGCCACATCCGTGTATGGAGAATGGGCATTACGGTTATTGGAGTGTTGTAATGACAAGGATTTAATCGACACATTCATTCCAACCCTTACAGATCATGTGGCTGGTGCACTTGCTGTACGTGGTGAGCTCACAGAGGAAGTGTTCGTTCCCTACATTCTGCGTCCTCGTGTTCATTACGAGATGATTACACCGTATCGTACATTTTTCCAACAAGCTTTCACTTCGGATGAAGTGGCATTGTTCCGACAGGACCCATCGAAGCTGGTTCAATTCATAGATGAAACGTGGGATATATGGACTGATCTTCCGAATCTGAAAGGGAAGGGAACAGCAGTGGGTACCTTTGAATTGCGTGTAGGCGA contains the following coding sequences:
- a CDS encoding transglutaminase domain-containing protein produces the protein MEQIERKFQEKKSLAKARATQLFQIFEQDLTEEEIIALKYLYAYMPVNDLADYSGQLFLNHVRTTLKIRRDMPWQVPDHIFLHFVLPYRVNTENIEEHRQILHEQLAKRTSKLSMTEAILETNYWCHEAATYIGSDLRTISPLTMIRNARGRCGEESTLAVAALRSIGIPARQVYTPRWAHCDDNHAWVEAWAEGEWYFIGACEPEARLNQGWFGPPARRAMLINTRIFANYQGPEDITLADEWFTEINVLENYASTRTITVQAKDEFGQPVQDAEVQFQVYNMAEFFPIAILPTNAQGEATFKTGLGDLMIRAAKGGTWGEVKISVADCECVELVLNQENQSAVGTMVDYDMVPPPSCEGEVVEELSEIRIQRHNERLEEGISIRAKYEATFVTEEAARKLGATLGLPQDRVWTVLQKARGNSVEIAAFLEAATSVYGEWALRLLECCNDKDLIDTFIPTLTDHVAGALAVRGELTEEVFVPYILRPRVHYEMITPYRTFFQQAFTSDEVALFRQDPSKLVQFIDETWDIWTDLPNLKGKGTAVGTFELRVGDRSSLDIMFVSICRSLGIPARIHPIESKPQFMVDNIFVDAQFTKGVVGDGIEFANGTLILHRDQGAGTVQPTASYYENFTLARLKNGFYKTLCFPHGANDLYDTPLEVEQGAYRLTTGVRLKDGTVLIKFTYFHIAEGEENKLVMQYRQSTLEIPVYGKVERLKQLTSWAGVEQTFADLLDGKGAYVAWLEPEREPSKHLLRELSELKHEFDVLGAPIILVVGDKQWTASFHPEDYPDLPANTVFVRDSTYNLLPELFASSHASEAGFPHLIIVDREDQIRYISSGYKIAASKEAIQILIRV